TGGATGGAGCTCGCTGCACTATGCCTCGTACCATGGACGGTATCTGATATGCGTGTACTTAATCCAGCTGGGACATGACAAGCATGAGCTGATCAAGACTTTTAAAGGGAATACATGTGTGCACCTGGCGTTGATGAGGGGGCACGAACAGACATTACATTTACTGTTGCAGCAATTCCCGCCCTTTATCAACCATCGCGGTGAGAATGGCAGGGCCCCCATTCATATAGCGTGTATGAACGATTACTACCAGTGCCTGAGTTTATTGATAGGGGTCGGCGCGGATCTATGGGTGATGGACACCAACGGCGACACGCCGCTGCACGTATGCCTGGAGTATGGCAGCATAAATTGCATGAAGATGCTCGTCAACGAGGGTGAAATATCGTTGGACGACAGCGTCAGGGACAAAGGTAACTGGAAACCCATCGATGTAGCACAGACGTTTGAAGTGGGTAATATGTACTCGAAAGTGTTAAAAGAGGTCAAGAAGAAGGGGCCACCGCAAGGTGCCGGCAAGAAACCAAGTTCATTCAGGACCCCTATACTGAATGCGAAGGCCGCCTTTGAGGACGGGCCTTCCCCAGTCTTAAGCATGAACTCGCCCTATTCACTCTATTCCAACAACAGCCCGTTACCGGTACTACCAAGAAAGATATCGACGCATGCCACTGGCGGGAACAATGGCAATCGGAGGGGTTCCATCACAAACCCGGTATTTAACCCGCGAAAACCGACTCTATCTACGGATAGCTTCTCGTCGAGCTCCAATTCCAGCTCGAGGATAAGAGTGAACACTATCAACAATAAGAGCACCTTGGGGGGGTCTCCCAAGAAGGAGCCCATGCCTGAATCGGTGAAACACAGCGCAACACCAACGAGCCCGCGCAACAACATTGCATTGATCAACAGGCACTTACTGTCCAACAAGGGCAACGAGAATGCGAGGGTAGACCCACAGGCGCCAGCGGATAGCGGCGACAACGACGGTGGCGCCACGATAGGCATCGGCCTGAGAGAGGACTCGGATGAGAACGAGAACAGATACAAGACCAAGACAAGCCGTGACGAACCACGAAGACGCGTGTCGCTTCTAAACATACCGATCTCGAAACTGAGAAACAGCAGTAACGGCAGCATAGAAAAGTGTTAACGCTACATATTCTTTATAgcatccttttttcttttttcttctctctCTTCATTCTACAATGGCGCGTTGCGCGCGCCattttgagttttttttcttggttttttcctttcacAGGGATGCGTTGCTtagtatatataataaagAGAAGTGCGATGCTGAACTGACACCGAGACATCACCGCAAAGAAGAGAGGCCGGCACGGCCCCaatgttcaaaaagttcTTGAGTATTTGCATCGACGAGTTTCCTGAGACCCTCGAGTACACGGAAAGCAACGAAAACGCCACCGTCGTCACCACTACCGTCTTGAAACGGGAGATTATGTATATTCCTGAGGAAAACGGAGAGGTTGACAGCATTGACGGCCCCCAGTGCACGAACTATAATCTGCACAAATCTCACGGTGACCACGTGCTCGACTCATGTGTGCAATTAGTGGACGAGCACCTGGGCGACAAGTACCGCCGGGCCTCGCGCACCATGTACGGCAACCGGATACCGTGGAAGGCGAACAAGCTCGCAGAGATGAAAAGTGCGGGCCTCTTGTATGTCAGTTACTGGGGCAACGGTGCGTTGGGCGCGTTTGCCTCATTCATGCTCACCGAGGAAACCGGTCTCGTCGAGGGCGATGCCGCACATGAGGTCAGCGTGCCCGTGATCTACCTTTACGAAATACACGTAGCTCATGCGCACCGCGGTCACGGGCTCGGTCGGCGGCTATTGGAACGCGCGCTGTGCGAGGGCGTAGCCCGACGTGTCCGGCGCGTTCGCTGCGATTTTTTCGGCGTCGCGCTTACCGTATTCGGCGATAACACGCGAGCCCGGCGGCTGTACGAAGCAATAGGATTTTGCCGTGCTCCGGGATCACCCGCACCAGCTGCGCCTGCTCTACGTCCAACACGACATGGCAGAAAACGTGTTGTCGTGGCACGCGATCCGCTGTATTAC
The window above is part of the Saccharomyces kudriavzevii IFO 1802 strain IFO1802 genome assembly, chromosome: 13 genome. Proteins encoded here:
- the NAT4 gene encoding N-terminal L-serine N(alpha)-acetyltransferase NatD (similar to Saccharomyces cerevisiae NAT4 (YMR069W); ancestral locus Anc_2.532) yields the protein MFKKFLSICIDEFPETLEYTESNENATVVTTTVLKREIMYIPEENGEVDSIDGPQCTNYNLHKSHGDHVLDSCVQLVDEHLGDKYRRASRTMYGNRIPWKANKLAEMKSAGLLYVSYWGNGALGAFASFMLTEETGLVEGDAAHEVSVPVIYLYEIHVAHAHRGHGLGRRLLERALCEGVARRVRRVRCDFFGVALTVFGDNTRARRLYEAIGFCRAPGSPAPAAPALRPTRHGRKRVVVARDPLYYVYCLHMP
- the AVO2 gene encoding Avo2p (similar to Saccharomyces cerevisiae AVO2 (YMR068W); ancestral locus Anc_2.639), with product MLKEPSVRLREAIIEGNLLIVKRLLRRNPDLLTNIDSENGWSSLHYASYHGRYLICVYLIQLGHDKHELIKTFKGNTCVHLALMRGHEQTLHLLLQQFPPFINHRGENGRAPIHIACMNDYYQCLSLLIGVGADLWVMDTNGDTPLHVCLEYGSINCMKMLVNEGEISLDDSVRDKGNWKPIDVAQTFEVGNMYSKVLKEVKKKGPPQGAGKKPSSFRTPILNAKAAFEDGPSPVLSMNSPYSLYSNNSPLPVLPRKISTHATGGNNGNRRGSITNPVFNPRKPTLSTDSFSSSSNSSSRIRVNTINNKSTLGGSPKKEPMPESVKHSATPTSPRNNIALINRHLLSNKGNENARVDPQAPADSGDNDGGATIGIGLREDSDENENRYKTKTSRDEPRRRVSLLNIPISKLRNSSNGSIEKC